The genomic region ATCTCCCATTTGCCCGCCTACGGCTATAGGCTGCTTCCCGTTGTAATCGACGAGATAGCACGGGACGGACCTGATCGCGTGCTTTTCTACACTCCCCGCAACGGTCAACCTTCGCAAGGATATGATGaagtcaacaccaagatcttTGCCAACTCCATTAACCGGCTTTGCGGGTGGCTCGACTCCCAACTTGGATCGCCAGCGGGGCCCAGGACAATTGCGTACATTGGTCAAAGTAAGTTGACTTTGCTATCCTACTGCAGGCAGCTGCTGATGGGCATTAGATGACCTGAGAtacttcatcatgatgattGCTTCCACAAAGCTGGGACATAGAGTAAGATCCCATGAATATCTCATCCGTTAGGTAGTGTCTAACTGATTAGCTGTTACTCTCGTCACCACGCAACAGTGTTGAAGGGCACGTATCACTTATCAAACAGTCTGGCTGTGAGTTCTGGATCGCCTCATCTGGCTTGGATCACCATGAATTCCTGCAAGACCTCCAGATTCCAAGTGTTGAAGCCCCTGAATTACCCCAGCTCCTAGATCCAACACCCGTCAAGCCCTATGTCTACCAGAAATCCTGGAATGAAGGAAAGTCGGACGTGCTGGCACTGCTTCACACCTCCGGCTCTACTGGCCTGCCTAAACTGGTGCCAGTGTATCTCGAGACTGCTGCTACTGTTGATGGCTTCCACTTGATGGAGCCTACGAATGGGAAGAGGCCGACTGGTGTTGAATGGACTGGCACGAGACAGTTGTGCGCTATGCCCCTCTTCCACGTAAGTCTCGTTTTCTTGTATCTGAAGCCAGGCTCTGATGTGTGTATCTTAGGTTGCTGGAATCTGCCTTGGTCTGTACTCAgccgtcttcttcaactggACCGTTGTTCTCCCGTCTGTAGGACCGATCATGCAGCACGTTATAGAAGACGCGCTTGACCACATCTCACTCGACTCAGCGTTTATCTCACCTAGTGTCCTACAGGATATCTCCAAGTCACCCCGCGTgctcgagaagctctccaagctcaagttcATCACATCAGCTGGAGGACCTATTCCTCAGTCCGTTGGCGACTTGATCCACCCGCGTGTACCCATCATGCAAACCATGGGCATGACAGAGGGCCAGTGGCTTGCATCTGTCGTCACGCACCCAGATGAGTGGGCTTATTACTACTTCCATCCAAGAACAGGTGTCGAGATGCGTCCTTACTCCAAAGACCTGTCTGAGCTGGTATTTGTCCAGAACCCCAAGCTTTCAGCTACTCAACCTGTTTTCAAGACGTTTCCTGAGCTTGATATCTGGGAGACGAAGGACTTGTACTCACGACATCCAAAGCATCCTAATCTCTGGAAGTACGAGATGCGACGTGATGATCtgatcatcctctccaaCGGAGAGAAATTCAACCCCCTTGCTGCTGAAGGAAAGCTTATCAGCCACCCATGGATTGCTGCCGCTTACCTCACTGGCCGTGGCCGTTTCCAGACAGCTGCCCTCCTATACCCGGACGAGAACAGCCTCGACAAGTCAGACGACATCATCACCGACAACGTCTGGCCAACGTTTGAAGAAGTTAACAAGTCTCTTCCAGCGTTCGCTCAGATCCACCGTGATTTTGTCAAGATCGTTCGAACTCCGTTTCCTCGTACTCCAAAGGGAACTCTCGCTCGCAATGAGACAGAAAAAGCATTCACTGTCGACATCAGCGCAATCTACGACAGGTCTACTCATGGTAAGCCTTCTGTTCACATCAACGGAACAACGGAAGATATAGTCCGTTCTGGCATTCGAGAGGCAATTGAGACCGTGTCCGGTTTGGTTGACCTCAAGGACGATGACAACATCTTCACCAGAGGTTTCGACTCACTTCATGTCATCCGACTAGCCGGACTTCTCAGTTCTGCCTTCGATCAGCCACTTGAAGTAGAGGCGGGTACTATCTATACCAACCCAACCATCTCTCAGCTCGCCCATACGGTTTGGTCTCATCTTGAACATGGCCCTCAGGACAAGGTTCATCACAGCGAAGTTACTCGGGAGATGCTTGCCAAGTACGCTCAGGCTTTCGAACCACCTCGCGAGGCGAAGGAGCATATTGTTCTCACCGGCACAACTGGAGAGATTGGTTCGTATCTGCTTGATGTTCTTTGTAACAACGACAAGGTTGCCAAGGTTTGGTGCTTGAACCGCAGCGCCGACGCCTTCCAACGTCAAACAGACTCGGCCAAGTCCAAGGGCCTTTCATCAAACTGGCAAAGCAAGACCAAGTTCGTTCGTTACGACGTGGCCTCAGATAACCTTGGGTTGAGTGAggctgatcttgaagagATCAAGAATGAAGCCACTGCTATCATACGTAAGTCCGTTACCTCATATAACCATTCACTCGAAGTTAACCTTGACTATAGATAACGCTTGGGaggtcaacttcaaccttcCTCTCTCTTCCTTCGAGCCCCAGTTCATCGGTCTCAAGAGTCTGGTCGATGTCTGCCGAGAGGCTCGTCACAAGAtccgcttcttcttcgtgtcGTCTATCAGCGCTGCTATGCACTGGCCGTCTGACCTCTTAGGCCCTGTACCAGAAGCAAGCATTCCCCGATTCGATGCACCGATCAACGGCTATGGTTCATCTAAGCTTGTAGCTGAGCATCTCCTCAGCAAGGCCGCGCGATCTGGTGTATTGAGCCTCTCTGTTCTACGAGTTGGCCAAGTCGCTGGTCCGGTTAAGACTCTTGGCGAAGGTAGTATTTGGACTCGACGAGATTGGGTTCCAGCTGTAAGTCTTCACTCGCGGTGCATCGTTTACTGTCTAACTAACAGATTGTCTCAGATCATCGATGCTTCAGCGCATCTGCGAGCTCTGCCACTAGATCTTGGTTCTGCCAGCATTTTGGACTGGATCCCCATTGATCTCCTAACCGAAGTCATTGGACAACTCGTCGTCCCCGTGAACTCAGTCGTAGGACAGGAAAATTACTACAATCTACTTAACCCCCGAACACCCAGCTGGATAGACAGCTTGCCTGGTCTCAAAGCTCGTCTCGAGGCTTCTTTTTCAGAGACGTTTGAGATCATTCCGCTAAAAGAATGGATCGGCCGTTTGCGAGGTGCTGAGAAGACCATCGTGAAGGAGGTCAGTGAAGGATCATCCGAGACTGCGAGGAGGGCTCAAAGTGGTCTCAAGTTGTTGGCCTTCTTTGAGATGCTGGCCTCTGGAAAAGAGGGATCTCGGGGTCTTGAATGGGCCAAGGCAAACACGTTGGCACAGAGTTCTTTCTTGGCCTGCATGGAGCCTGTATCATCAGCTTGGTTTGACACTTGGTTGAAACAATGGGGATATTGAGTTTAGCTTTATGTCAGTCATTTAGATGAATAAATTGTTCCTTATCAATATGTCATTTATTAAATCTTTTGATGGCACGTTGAgaaatattaatattacgTGTCTGCCTACTTGTGAAtaatatctatctatcttgAATCAACGACATCTACAATGACATAATACTATTACAAAAGAAAGATACGAAAACACTGTCAGACAGTATCATGATCGACATGTCAGCACTTGGCCATTCTCGTTCGGGACCCGTCGCCGCGATCCTTCAAACTTGATTGGGTTATGGCATTGAGAGTCAGCATCGTAAGGAAGTCTCTCTATGCGGCAAAGATTAGTTATGATTGATTAGATGTAAaagataaaaataactttCCGACTAGTGTCGTGACTTGTGCATTAGCTTACGGAAGTCTCCCGACTTATCCGGGCTCAGGGTGAGATCGGACGTCCGACATTACATGACCCGACCCACATGAGCAGGTTGTCTTTCGGAGGCTAATACGGCCCCCGGAAGTCAATCTGTTGAGCCGGCTTCCGTCGGAGAGACTCTGTATATCATGATTGAGTTTCGGAAGATTTACTGTAATGCAACCGATTTGAACATACGATGTCTTCGTTGAATATCATCTGTTGAGTTGGCGTTTAGTGTTGCATTCGTAAAACTTGTCATATAAACCTGAATACTACCCATTACAGCGAATTTGAATGTTACTTGAGGGATTCATTTACAAAACACCGTGATTCATGTCTCGTACCAATTTGCCCATTCAACCCGCCAAGATGTCTGACGCCACATCCTCCAAGCCGCAAATCTTCTCTATCCAGGACCTCAAGCAGGCCGCATCGGACAAGATGTCTCAGATGTACAGAGGTGCGCACAAACATAGCCCTCCGATCTCGGCATCGTCAGCTAATGCTTGCAGACTACTACAACGGCGGGGCCATGGACAACATCACGTAAGTTACACTCAAACCCTTTTAAGCTTTCGGTTCCTGAAACACTTACGCGGAATTAGTCTCGCGAGTAATGAGGCTGCGTTTGACCGATACTTGCTTCGTCCTCGCGTTCTCCGTAATGTTTCAAACATTGATATGACTACTACCCTCTGGGGCACCAAGGCAGCTTTGCCTCTCGGTGTCTCTCCCTCGGCGATGCATCGTCTTGCGCATGCTGATGGAGAGGTTGGAACGTCGAAGGCTTGTGCTGCACGAAACGTACCCATGATTCTGTCAGCTCTGTCAAACGATACCCTTGAGGATGTATCTGGACAGAGTTCTGATGGATCGACGCCCTATGCCATTCAGGTTAGCCCGTTCAAGAATCGGCAGATCACCACCAATCTTCTCAGCCGTGCCAAAGGTCAGTTTTTGTACTTGCATCTCGCTAAACAACCTTATTAATGAATTTTCTCCAGCTGCCGGGTACAAAGCTGTCGTGTTGACTGTGGATGCTCCCATGTTTGGCAGGAGATTGGATGATCTTCGAAATGGCTTCAGCGTCCCTCCAGGATTTAGCTTTCCTAACTTGAGCGCTCAGACCCAGTCAGGATCTGGTGGACTAGGTGGCGGTATTCCTGACCTGTCTTTTGGTATGTGATTGATGTTTCATCTGAGGTTGCCCTCACTAATTTCCTCAAGATACAGCTGCTACTTGGGAAGAGAAGATTGCATGGATGAAAAGCCAGACTGACCTTGAAATTTGGGTCAAGGGAGGTGAGTGCGCGAATGTTGATAGCCAAGACCCATACTGACTAAAACATCGTCTAGTTACTTCTCCCCTAGATGCACAGATTGCCATTGAGCAGGGTGTTGATGgtatcatcatctccaaccaTGGAGGTCGACAGCTGGACACTACTCCAGCAACAATCGATATCCTCCGTGAAATCGCACCTATTGCCAAGGGCAAGACGCGCATTGCCATCGATGGTGGCTTCCGACGTGGTTCTGATATTTTCAAGGCTGTTGCGCTCGGTGCAGACTTTGTCTTTGTCGGCAGAATCGCCATCTGGGGTCTTGCTGTGAGTTCTGCAGCTGCCAATTCTGATACAAGAACTAATAAATGCTGTAGTATGACGGTTCCAATGGTGTTGGTTTGGCCCTTGACTTGCTGATCAACGAGTTCAAGTTGTGCATGGGACTTGCTGGATGCAGCAAGATTAGCGATATTACTCCGGCTCATCTGTCCATCTTGAACGCAAAAGGCGTCTTGGAGAGTGTATATTAGAAGCAAGAATGTAGCAAATACGACGGTGATGGTAGCTTTAAAATACGATGGTGATCCACTTGCTGCATTTAATTCAGGATCCGTGACGCCCTGCTTGTTCCGTCTCCGCCTCCTTAATGCAAAGACTACAGGTCTACGGACAGTGTCGCCTCATATTTGCCCTTGCTGTCGGATTTTAAGCTATTCA from Fusarium oxysporum Fo47 chromosome III, complete sequence harbors:
- a CDS encoding FMN-dependent dehydrogenase, translated to MSRTNLPIQPAKMSDATSSKPQIFSIQDLKQAASDKMSQMYRDYYNGGAMDNITLASNEAAFDRYLLRPRVLRNVSNIDMTTTLWGTKAALPLGVSPSAMHRLAHADGEVGTSKACAARNVPMILSALSNDTLEDVSGQSSDGSTPYAIQVSPFKNRQITTNLLSRAKAAGYKAVVLTVDAPMFGRRLDDLRNGFSVPPGFSFPNLSAQTQSGSGGLGGGIPDLSFDTAATWEEKIAWMKSQTDLEIWVKGVTSPLDAQIAIEQGVDGIIISNHGGRQLDTTPATIDILREIAPIAKGKTRIAIDGGFRRGSDIFKAVALGADFVFVGRIAIWGLAYDGSNGVGLALDLLINEFKLCMGLAGCSKISDITPAHLSILNAKGVLESVY